A region from the Variovorax sp. RKNM96 genome encodes:
- a CDS encoding helix-turn-helix transcriptional regulator produces MQAPLITPATHPALGTALKRWRLLHRVKQSHAAELFNVNQSTISRWESGTQAMEPAERARAEALLSARLDAAADHALARLVNESPRPVHLVCDITHRLLASSARRAAEFGAPLSLLLGRSLWRYATPEIAGKEAMLDGIGWRDALAPPSLEFTTGANSSQLVPIAQSLCRWTRLTLSDGTSARLVETLC; encoded by the coding sequence ATGCAAGCCCCGCTCATCACCCCCGCCACTCATCCCGCATTGGGCACAGCGCTCAAGCGCTGGCGCCTGCTGCATCGCGTGAAGCAATCGCACGCGGCCGAGCTCTTCAACGTCAATCAATCGACCATCTCGCGCTGGGAGTCCGGCACGCAGGCGATGGAGCCCGCCGAGCGCGCACGCGCTGAAGCGCTGTTGTCTGCCCGGCTCGATGCAGCCGCCGACCACGCGCTCGCCAGGCTCGTCAACGAGAGCCCGCGGCCGGTGCATCTGGTGTGCGACATCACGCATCGCCTGCTGGCCTCGTCCGCGCGCAGGGCCGCCGAGTTCGGCGCGCCGCTCTCGCTGCTGCTGGGCCGCTCGCTCTGGCGCTATGCCACGCCGGAAATCGCGGGCAAGGAGGCGATGCTCGACGGCATCGGCTGGCGCGATGCGCTCGCGCCGCCCTCGCTGGAGTTCACGACGGGCGCCAACAGTTCGCAGCTCGTGCCCATTGCGCAGAGCCTTTGCCGGTGGACGCGGCTCACGCTGTCCGATGGCACGTCGGCGCGGCTGGTTGAAACGCTTTGCTGA